The DNA window CTGCCTTCCCCCATTTCTGGCAGCTCATTTCATCTCTGAGTCACCAGCTGAGGGCCTGGTGGCTATTAtgatgggaaggggagaggagtgTGGTCCCTGTGGAAAGAGGCCTGGGCCCTTCCATTGGGGAGCTCTCAGTCCACCAGCACATATGCAGAGGTAGGCTCGTGGTTCCCATAAGGCCCCCTGGAGCTGAAGAGCGATGCCGTGTTCTTCATGTTGCCCTCGTTCCCAACTCTTCTCAGGTTTCTCAGGCTATCAGATACCTTCTGTCTCTAATTTCTTCAGGATCAGTGGCTTGAGTCTTGGCCATGAGCCTGAGCCCTAAGCTTACAGATAGGGCCTCTGgaaattgcctttcttttttcctctgctctttcccagGAGTCCCTCTTTGCCTTTTACTCAGATTTCCAATGAGACTGAACAGCCTTAGTTGTACTGTAGAAAAAGAGAGCTGAGGCCAGAGTCTAGAAAAATTTGTATACAAATCTGTCTGGGCTTTGGATGGAAGGAGCATACCAGGGGGCTAATCTCATATGTAATTTGGTGCCGTTACCAATTggacagaaaggaaatcaaactggtcagtcctaaaggaaatcagccctgaatattcactgcaaggactgctgctgaaactggaactccaataccttggccacctgatgtgaagagccaactcattggaaaaaccctgttgctgggaaagattgagggcaggtggacaAGGGggcaaagaggatgagatggttaaacgGCATCTtggactcactggacatgagtttgaacaaattccagaagttagtgaaggacagggaagcctggcatgctgcagtccgtggggtcacaaagagtcggacacgactgagtgagtgaacaaccgCCAATCTTCTCCCTTCTGTCCTGCTCCAGTTTGGTAACTAGAAGCGTGTAAGACTTGGAACAGGACAAGATCGGACACTTGAATTCTCACCATTGCTCTTCCTGTGACTTTCTGTGTAGCCTTCAAGCAACTTCCTGCCTCCTATCCCCAGTAATTTCATTGGTGAAATGAACGATTGTTGCACTGATTCTGCCCAGGGTTTGTGAAGGCTGGTGGGATAGCACTTTGAAACATGCTTTCCAACATGCTTTGCAAGGTCTCTGAGCTCAATGTGGGAATTCTCGAACAACTGGGAGGGTAATCATGTCATCCACAACCCTCAGGGTGCTGATGGTGCTGGAAAGAACCTGGTCAATCTGAAGGATGAAAGTCAATTGCAAAGTTGAAAATGGGCCCCagatgcaaggagatcagacaGTTAGACTTACTTCCTCTTTTCTAATTTGAGAGGTTTAGTGTTGAAGAAAATCAGTGTGTTAGAAGCTGCAGGAGACCTAAACACAGTTATCACGAAGCTAAGCTCTGTCCTCATGGCTGGGATCTTCTACTTTTCTCCTGCTTTGCTCTGGGCAGCTCAGATGCTACTGGGTAAGTAAAATCTTCGAATTTGTGGAAATGGAGATATGTCAGACGTTGGGGGAAAGACCCAAAGGAAAGCAGCATGGACTAACTTCAGCACTCGGAAGCCAAGTTCAGGTGGGATCTGGCTAGTGTAAGAAAGTTTCGCGTGCAGGACTGGATGGCTCTTTCTGAATGGTATTTTTTTCATCCTAAAAAATCCCCTTGACTATGATGCCCTCTTTAGCTACAGTCTCAACTCTTTGCTTCTTTTGCTCAGATAAATCTCTTGAAAGAGTAGTCTGCATTtttgccttctccatttgccCACTTGTCACTCACTATTAGCGACTGCAGTCTGGCTTCCGCTGGACTCAATTTTGGCCAGAGGGCAACAAACCCTGTACAGACACTTCAGACTTTTAAGGTCTTACCCCGCCGGGCTTCTCTGCTGTGTCGGGTGCTGCTGACCACTTACTCTTCCTCGGCAACCTCGATTCCCCTGGCTTCTCTGAGCTTTGTGCATCGCTCTTGGTCCCTTTGgtggcttctttctctttcccgtAAAGACTGCCATTTTCTACAGTTGCATCCTTGCCTCCTTAGTTTTAAATTTACAATCTCCTTAGTGAACTTATTTGTCTATTTAGCTTTTACCACAACTGTATAATTAAGAGTTCTAAGTGATGCATCACACCCTAATCATGCTTTTGAGTTTCACATTCAAACATCAAGCTTTGCACAAGACATAGCTACCTGCATGTTTCAAGATATCTCAGCACAATATGACCAGAGTTGAACTCATCTATCCGCTTGGTCCCTCCCGCTCCTAATTTCAtccttttggttttttgactgcactgtgtggcttgagggatctcagttccttaACCAGGGGTttaacctgggccatggcagtgaaagcccggaATCCTAGCTACTAGACCATTAGGGAGGTCcccaaatttcatttttcactattttatctCAGTTAATGGAACCATCCAGACATCTGGGTCAAAAATTGGGAGATAACGTAgattcctccctctccttcatcCTCTACACATGATAAGTTATCAAGTTTGGCAAAGTCTACCTTCTAAGTTGGTCTTAGAGCCAGTCTCTTTCCTGAAACATGACTAATGATATCTACTAGGACAAGCCctcatcatttctgttttgtgctAATCCAACAACTTCCTAACTAATCTTTGTATCTCAGCCTTGTGTCCTTGAAATAaggtctgactctgcagccaGAGTAATTTCTAAAATTCAAGTCTGCCAGCCCAAGCTCCTAATCATGGCATTCAAGTCCCACCATAACTTGGCCCTGTTTCAACCTCTTCTCTCATCCTCTGAGccttgaaaaaaatccaaacctGCTTATATTTACCCGCCAAACTCTTATTTATCTCCAAAGTTTTGTCCATATTGCTACTTCTGCCTGAAATgagcccccctccctgcccctgccatTGCACCCTACTCCTCTCTCACTTACAAACTTCTGGGCATCCCTAAAGACTTAGCTTAGGTGGCATCTTTACCAGGAAATCTTCCTTGAGTCCTCCTCTCTGCTTTGATGGCTGCCTGTGCGAATTCTTTCTTACTAATTTCTTCCTCATCTGAAACAATCTCCTCATATGCCTGTGCCAGCCGCTGAACTGGGAGTTCCTTGTAGGCAGGGACAATgtctttttgtttgatttttaaaactgtatcttatttatctttgaattCTCAGCACCCACATTTTCCCTACACAATAGTTTTGTTGAATTGTTTTATTGAACACACagaaacaggactgagtgactgtatTATGATACGGCAGTGGTATTGTGGTGAGAGGCCCAGACTCAGAATCAGATGCTCTGGTTTCAAGCCACTCTTCTTTTATTTACTAGCTCTGTATCACTTGGAAAAGCCGCATTTCATATTTCTGAACTCGGTTTTCCTATccacaaaatgagaataataccTGTCACATAGTTTATTGAGTCAAAGTGCCTAGCCtagcaacattttattttacaaaatgagaGGAGGCTGAATCCAGTTGAGTGAAAGTGGAGGAACTGAAAAGGGGTAGCAGGGTGATGAAGAGGGCTGAGAGAGGATCTAAAGAAAGCACCTGCTGCTGATGTAATGAGAATTAGGAAGTAGACAGGGGCCTTGCTAAGAGAAGTTACAAGGTCAAAGAAGAATATTGGGACTTTGGAAGTGAAAGGGAGCAAAAGCAAGTGGGACGGGAAAGGACACAGTAAAGAACTGAGGACATGTGAACGGCCATGGGCCCAAAGAGGGAAAGACGCATTAAGAGGGCCAAGAAGCAGTCATGGAGATGAGAGAGATTTACCTAGCTTGGGTCGACCATGGAACTAAGAGGTAGGTTGAGGAAATGTGGTGAAAAATCTATGACACTAAGTTTCAACCCCCAAGCAAAGAAAGAATGTTTCATAGCTACCAGTACAGACTCGGAGTAGAGGGTCGGGTTGGAGGGAAAGATGTAGGATGGGCTCTACCGTTGCCAGGGAAAACTCAAGGGACAGAGGACATTAAGgtaaaggagactgaaaaaggaAGACCTGAAAGGAGGAGCCAGGAAGCAGGTACTAAAAGCTAGTTGGTAGATGACATATTCAAGGATGAAGAGCAAAGTgaatttgggaaaatgaaaatatggaagaaagcccccaaggaaggtctgaggactaaAGTAGATCATGTCTGGACAACGAAGTAAAAAGAACACTGACTTTGGGCTCAGACGTACCTGACTTTCTTGCTGTACTCCTTACTCTCTTTTAAAATAGGGTGTAAATGAATTGACTTTTCAGAATCTGTTCACTTATTAATAAGACTTATAAAGTGGGGGTGAAATCACATGCCTAGAAATCTTGTAAGATTTGTGTGATAAAGTGTGAACGTGCCTGGCAATGTCCGGCACACAGTaaacactcaacaaatgttagAATCTGATCTCCTTCCCCTCTTGTCCCACGTCTGTCTGCTCTGGGGTCCTCTTTGCCTTTGGCCTCTGGTTTCCTGCACCTGCAGCTGGATGTCATGCTGGTGAGTTCAccattctccccccaccccctccccaaacccACAGTCCACTCATTGAGTGCACCCGGGAGCCAGCGAATCAAGTCAAACGTATCCCTCTGAGAGAGCCACATGGGTCTCTTGGGAAAAAAAGGTTTTGATGCCTTCTTACTCTATTTTAAAATGCACGATTCCCCAAGGAGAGGGAGGAACCCCTGTGGACAGCTATTTCCTGTCCTCCTGCTCCAAGCTGCAGCATCATTTTCTGGTTCTTCTCCATCCGTGCTCTCTGCAGCCGCCCGTTTTGAGACTCTCCAGTGTGAAGGACCAGCCAGCACCCAGGAGGGCATGTGCCGCCCCGAGGATGACTTCATGGACCCAAAGGAAGTCAACTTCCAGGTCAAGGGCTTCACGTTCAGTGAACCCTTCCACCTGATCGTGTCCTACGGTGAGGTCCTAGAAAGGACTGACCAGGGCAGGCAGCTCTTTCTCCCATTTCCCAAAGCTCTCCTTTCAGCCTCACAGCCCACTCAGGAAGGTACCCCCAGGAAATTGGCCATGGGAAGAGATACCATCTGCTCCATCTTCAGCCCAAGAAGCCAGGGTACCCTCTGTGCTAAACCCTAGAGAAGCCGTCCCACACTCCCAACCAGAGGGCAGGTGGCCTGGCCCCTCAGAGAAAGACTAGATGGATCTACTGTGGGCAGCGCTGAGGGGGCTCCCAAGGAGGGCAGTAGGTCACACTCAGCTTTTGCTTTGGACCACAGACTGGCTGATCCTCCAAAGTCCAGCCAAGCCTATATTCGAAGGAGACCCTCTGGTTCTGCGCTGCCAGGCCTGGCAAAACTGGCCACTGACCCAGGTCACCTTCTACCGAGACGGCTCAGCCCTTGGCCCCCCTGGACCTAACAAGGAGGTCTCCATCACTATGGCGCAAAAGGCCGACAGCGGACACTATCACTGCAGCGCTGTGTTCAGGAGCCCTGGTCCTGGGGGCCCAGAGACggcatctcctgtggctctcACAGTTCAAGGTAAGCACTAGAGGCAGTGTCATCATGGCGGAGGCAGGTggagaaagacagaggaactaaAAATGTCTTTCACTGGAGATGGCAAGATCACCGAAGGCCTAAGCAGTAGGTTGCTGGCAGATGCCCCAGTTGGCCTTCAGGAGGAGCAGCATCTTAGCATTGCCTTTTCAAGTCCTTCAGCTTGACTCTAAGTTCAGCATCTTTCCTACTGCTCTGTCCTACAGTTCTGTGCTTCCCGACTTTCACTGACTGGATATCTGGATTACTGCCAGATTTGCCCATCTCTAGATCTTCTCTAGTCCTGTCTATTGAAGAGAGAGACAGCTTGAAAGGTTTAAGTGGAACTTCTCTAAGAGAAGTCCTTCCCAAtctagaaagagaggaaggaaggtgggACTGGGGTTCTTTGCTTGCCGGGGGCTCACCTGAATGTAGGATGGCTGAGCTGCTCTTTCtcacctctctctcccccagAACTGTTTCGAGCCCCAGTTCTCAGAGTCACACCCTCAGCTGAGCCCCAAGAGGGGAAGCCAGTGACCCTGAGCTGCCAGACAAAGCTGCCCCTGCAGAGGTCAGCTGCCcgcctcctcttctccttctacaaGGACGGCAGGACAGTGCGAAGCAGGGGCCCCTCTTCCGAATTCCAGATCCCCGCCGCGTCAGAGGCACACTCTGGGTCCTACTGGTGTGAAGCAGCCACTGAGGACAATCAAGTTTGGAAACAGAGCCCCAAGCTGGAGATCAGGGTGcagggtgagtgtgtgtgtgtgtgtgtgatgcatgtaaaaaagcaggaaggaaggggaTAAGACAGTTGGGTCCATGAGCTAGGGTTTGGTGTAAGCAGGTTAAGAAAGGACACACAAGAGGCAAGAACAATAAGCCAGAGTCCCTGGTGGTGGAAAAATCACAGATAGGGAACTTCTCCCTCAGACCATGGTGTGCAACTCACCAGACCAAGACCTGAGCCAGCTCCACAGCTACTGCCCCGTAGACTTGACACTCCCTTCATGAACTCTGGGCATTTGTAGGAACAGAGTTTCTAGAGTGAGGATGAAGTAGGCTGGAGGTTATATTCAATTCTAGGAATCTCCATTAAGAAGGCTGCATTTGACCTGAAATATACCCACAGGAGGTGTCCAGGGTAAGGAGGACGCTCAAGTCATGTCATAAGGAAAATAATGGAAGGGATGGGAGATGCTCGTCTTGAAGAGGAAGTGACTCATGGGGCCTGCAGAGGTGTCCTCAAAACACCGAAGCCTGGCACAGGATAAGGAACTACACTAATGTCATGTACATTAGTGTAGAaaggcatggcaatgcactccaggattcttgcctggagaatcccatggacagaggagcctggcgggccacagtccacggggtcgcaaagagtcagacacaactgaagagacttagcatgcatgcatgtacaatAAGAGATTGACCTAGGACCAGTTACCTGTTGTACAACATGTctattgtaagaaattcaattAAAACAGGAGGAACTGGCTAATATCCATAGTCTTTTTTATAATATCCATAGTCTTCCCTGTGGAAGATTTTTAAGCAGAAGAAATTCAGACTTCTTTAGATTGGAATTTGGACAAAAGTCCTCAAATTTTTGCCGCCATTGGGCTCCAAAGCTACTTtcagagaataagaaaaattGGCCAGGAGCATGAGGGTAGGACGAGAGTCGGACTTCACTCttgtctgtgtctcctgccccCTAATCCAGGTCCCTCCAGTTCCGCTGCACCCACTATCTTGACTCCAGCTCCTCAGAAACCAGATGCTCCAGAAACTACTTCTACAAAGCCCCCTGGGCCACTGCCTCCACTTCCCACCCCTTCTTCTAAGGATGCAGACTCCTTTTCCCCTCCGCAAGGCCCAGACCCTCATCTGTATCACCAGATGGGTGTTCTCCTCAAGCAGATACAGGATATGAGAGTTCTCCTTGGTCACCTGGTCATGGAGCTGAGGGGCTTGTCTAGCCATCTGAAGCTTGAGACCGCAAAGGGTCCTGCCAAGCATGAATAAATAATTCACCTGCCGTATTGCTTGACTACCCCCAATAAATCcagtttttcttctagttttcatCTTTCTGTTCTATACTTATGCATAAATAGTTTTACAAGTTGCCCAGTGTTTTGTTAGAGCAGCAGAGATAGGTGAGTATAAATAAATTTGTACCAAGTTATATCTGGAGTTTAACTATAATTGTGTATTCTCTCTTAACATGAAGACGTATCCTGCTTGACCTAGAGAGTTGCCTTCTATGGCCCAGACCAGAATCTGGTGAATGAAAGAGAAGCAATGAGATAGATTAAATGCAGCAGTCTCAACCAAGGGCAATCTCTCTCCATCCTAGGGGacacttggcaatgtctggagacagttttggttGTCACATTGAGGGGGGGAGGGTGCTGCTGGTGTCTAGGGAtgttattaaacataaaataatacacaCAACAGCCTTCCACAACAAAGGATTATCTGGTCCAAAATGGCAATAGTGCTGAGGTTAGGGAACCTCAGCTTCACATAGGTGTTGGACTCTGAGATGAACTTTTGCCTCTTTTACTTAATTCTCTCCCGCTGGccttaattcagcaaatattaattatatgttgGTATTTTCTCGCCTCTGCTACATACCCAAATTGATGCTATGTTAAACATACCTATAAAACAGTGTTTCTGTCTATAGAGGGTTTATAATTTGAGATAGGAGGGACAGTGATACTCCTACCCATTAAGCAATTAAAGCAGGTCATATACAAATTCCCCACAGGATCCTACTGAAATCATGCTTGATCACAGAAATATGTGATAGAGCATAAcactgccaggcttcccaggtggctcagtggtaaagaacctgcctgccaatgcaggagacttgagttcgatccctgggtcaagaagatcccctggagaaggaaatgggaactcactccagtattcttgcctgggaaatcccatggacagaggagcctggagcattACAGTCCATGgctcccaaagagtcaaacatgactgagtgactagacaaTAACAATAGCATTGACAGAACAGCGATTATTTGCTTTAATTcatctctgaaatatttttctttaaaaatgtgcataAATTGATTTTGGTACCATAATAGTACTTTTTTCTATGCTTGGACCAATACTGTGCCTTCTCAGCCAGTGAGAGCTAGCCTGGCATACTCTACAGTAACCTTTGGTCAATGAGTTAGCACTTCATCTTATGACCTCATCCAGTGAGTACTCTCCCATGTTACATTAAGCCAGGTTGTGTGAGGTTATTCAGTGGATGGTTTTCTTCTGCTGTTTATTCTGTGTGCAGTTTGGACCCACACTGATTTACAAAGATGTGTATTTGATTGCTCCAGAAATGccacaaaga is part of the Odocoileus virginianus isolate 20LAN1187 ecotype Illinois chromosome 5, Ovbor_1.2, whole genome shotgun sequence genome and encodes:
- the FCRLA gene encoding Fc receptor-like A isoform X1; the encoded protein is MAGIFYFSPALLWAAQMLLAGCHAAARFETLQCEGPASTQEGMCRPEDDFMDPKEVNFQVKGFTFSEPFHLIVSYDWLILQSPAKPIFEGDPLVLRCQAWQNWPLTQVTFYRDGSALGPPGPNKEVSITMAQKADSGHYHCSAVFRSPGPGGPETASPVALTVQELFRAPVLRVTPSAEPQEGKPVTLSCQTKLPLQRSAARLLFSFYKDGRTVRSRGPSSEFQIPAASEAHSGSYWCEAATEDNQVWKQSPKLEIRVQGPSSSAAPTILTPAPQKPDAPETTSTKPPGPLPPLPTPSSKDADSFSPPQGPDPHLYHQMGVLLKQIQDMRVLLGHLVMELRGLSSHLKLETAKGPAKHE
- the FCRLA gene encoding Fc receptor-like A isoform X2, translated to MAGIFYFSPALLWAAQMLLAARFETLQCEGPASTQEGMCRPEDDFMDPKEVNFQVKGFTFSEPFHLIVSYDWLILQSPAKPIFEGDPLVLRCQAWQNWPLTQVTFYRDGSALGPPGPNKEVSITMAQKADSGHYHCSAVFRSPGPGGPETASPVALTVQELFRAPVLRVTPSAEPQEGKPVTLSCQTKLPLQRSAARLLFSFYKDGRTVRSRGPSSEFQIPAASEAHSGSYWCEAATEDNQVWKQSPKLEIRVQGPSSSAAPTILTPAPQKPDAPETTSTKPPGPLPPLPTPSSKDADSFSPPQGPDPHLYHQMGVLLKQIQDMRVLLGHLVMELRGLSSHLKLETAKGPAKHE